Proteins co-encoded in one Terriglobales bacterium genomic window:
- a CDS encoding FmdB family zinc ribbon protein has product MPLYEYQCKKCSHRFERIQKFSDPILRKCPECGGTLERVISAPAVQFKGSGWYVTDYARKSTAKAAEGGGDKPESAGEEKAEAKPKAEKPEPKKHHHKKKD; this is encoded by the coding sequence GTGCCCCTTTACGAATATCAATGCAAGAAATGCAGTCATCGCTTCGAGCGTATCCAGAAATTCTCCGACCCTATTCTGAGGAAGTGTCCGGAATGTGGCGGCACCCTAGAGCGGGTAATTTCTGCGCCCGCCGTGCAATTCAAGGGCAGCGGCTGGTACGTCACCGACTACGCGCGCAAAAGCACAGCCAAAGCCGCCGAAGGCGGAGGCGACAAGCCGGAATCCGCGGGCGAAGAGAAAGCCGAAGCAAAGCCCAAGGCCGAAAAGCCCGAGCCCAAGAAGCACCATCACAAGAAGAAGGACTAG
- a CDS encoding pirin family protein: protein MIQLRPAAERGHANHGWLDTWHTFSFDSYHDPEHMGFRTLRVINEDFVAPGAGFPTHPHRDMEIVTYVLEGALQHKDSLGNGSIIRPGDGQRMSAGSGILHSEFNASKTEPVHLLQIWIRPEKRNIEPGYEQKEFPAEEKRGRLRPIAARDGRDGAVTIHQDVTLYAAVLEPGREVEHALGPGRHAWLQVARGAVTLNGKPLSQGDGAAVSEEKKLNIRAESDAEVLLFDLA from the coding sequence ATGATCCAACTTCGTCCCGCCGCCGAGCGTGGCCACGCCAACCACGGCTGGCTCGATACCTGGCACACCTTTTCTTTCGACAGCTATCACGACCCGGAGCACATGGGCTTCCGCACGTTGCGCGTGATCAACGAAGACTTCGTTGCGCCCGGTGCCGGCTTTCCCACCCACCCGCACCGCGACATGGAGATCGTCACCTACGTGCTCGAGGGCGCGCTCCAGCACAAAGATAGCCTGGGCAACGGCTCGATCATCCGGCCCGGCGACGGCCAACGCATGAGCGCCGGCTCGGGCATCCTGCACAGCGAGTTCAACGCCTCGAAGACCGAACCCGTTCACCTGCTGCAGATATGGATCCGCCCGGAGAAACGCAATATCGAGCCCGGCTATGAGCAGAAGGAGTTTCCGGCGGAGGAAAAGCGCGGCCGCCTGCGGCCCATCGCCGCACGCGACGGCCGCGACGGAGCCGTCACCATCCATCAGGACGTGACCCTGTACGCTGCCGTGCTCGAGCCCGGCCGCGAGGTCGAGCACGCGCTCGGCCCCGGCCGTCACGCCTGGCTGCAGGTCGCCCGAGGTGCGGTGACGCTCAACGGCAAGCCGCTCAGTCAGGGCGACGGCGCCGCCGTCAGCGAAGAAAAGAAGCTGAATATTCGCGCAGAGAGCGACGCCGAGGTTCTGCTGTTCGACTTGGCCTGA